A section of the Desulfuromonas thiophila genome encodes:
- a CDS encoding TPM domain-containing protein has translation MKIRRFLVLLSLLLCGACQVSPPLPPAVVDEAEVLSPSARQRLCQQARLLLQQQRIALQVWILPQAVDDLDRLAADQLSRLRLGEQTGGARGLLLVFDPQRQQVRLEVGYDLEALLTDLFIGRIEREQMAPFYAAGRLAEGIEATVELVVGAVLAQEDALPDRPAVRNGTTLSGGGGARLALEGAAARPEETLDVADLARYQPQPTPLESLALYLEVLRARIKAPQLPLYSPSSRDFFASWLVTDAQQANAQALLEAHWAEAEVRTGTVQHEQLAVIRFPVTRRGCAPYLLRRVAAGWQLDFAAMHQLLGFNHNNQWFMRRQDHAFMFAFRDWRFDRQGFPHAAP, from the coding sequence ATGAAAATCCGGCGCTTTTTGGTGCTATTGAGTCTGTTGTTGTGTGGCGCCTGTCAGGTTTCTCCGCCGTTGCCGCCAGCAGTGGTGGATGAGGCGGAGGTGTTGTCGCCGTCGGCCCGGCAACGGCTGTGTCAACAGGCGCGGTTGTTGCTGCAGCAACAGCGGATCGCGTTGCAGGTATGGATTCTGCCGCAGGCGGTGGACGATCTGGATCGTCTGGCGGCTGATCAGCTCAGCCGGTTAAGACTGGGAGAGCAGACCGGCGGTGCTCGTGGTCTGCTGCTGGTGTTCGATCCTCAACGGCAGCAGGTGCGTCTTGAGGTGGGCTATGATCTGGAGGCGTTGCTGACCGATCTGTTTATCGGCCGTATCGAGCGTGAGCAGATGGCGCCTTTTTATGCTGCCGGTCGACTGGCCGAGGGGATTGAGGCGACGGTAGAACTGGTGGTGGGGGCGGTGCTGGCACAGGAAGATGCCTTGCCGGATCGTCCGGCGGTGCGCAACGGTACAACGCTGTCGGGTGGCGGCGGTGCACGGTTGGCGCTGGAGGGGGCGGCTGCCCGACCAGAGGAGACGCTTGATGTGGCCGATCTGGCGCGTTATCAGCCACAACCAACGCCGCTGGAAAGCCTGGCTTTGTATCTTGAGGTTCTCCGGGCACGGATCAAGGCGCCTCAGCTGCCACTGTACAGTCCGTCGAGTCGCGATTTTTTTGCGTCTTGGCTGGTGACGGACGCCCAGCAGGCCAACGCCCAGGCTTTGCTGGAGGCTCATTGGGCCGAGGCTGAGGTGCGTACAGGCACGGTGCAGCATGAACAACTGGCGGTGATACGTTTTCCCGTTACCCGGCGCGGGTGTGCCCCCTATCTGCTGCGGCGGGTCGCAGCCGGCTGGCAGCTTGATTTTGCCGCCATGCATCAGCTGCTGGGCTTCAATCACAACAACCAGTGGTTCATGCGGCGGCAGGACCATGCTTTTATGTTCGCCTTTCGCGACTGGCGCTTTGATCGGCAGGGGTTCCCTCATGCGGCGCCGTAA